The Thermoanaerobaculia bacterium DNA window CCGGAGGCTGACGCTCTCGCTCCGCCGGGCGGCTCGCGCCGCAGATCGGTCGCCTTGACGGGCGACCGAACCGGCGAGCTGAATGTTTTACCCGAGAGGAGTTCCTCTCGAGCTCTCCCGATTCCGGATCGGGCCCCGGAGCGGTCGAGGGTTTTACCCGAGCCGCGCAGGCACAACGCGATTAGTCTCCCCGAAGTAATCGAGGGGAGGAGGATCGCGTTGTGGGAGGCCGAGCGGTTCCAGCGAAGCGCGGCGCTCGGCCGACGGTATTGGTGCACCCGGGCGGGCTCGAACCGCCAACCTTCAGCTCCGGAGGCTGACGCTCTATCCAGTTGAGCTACGGGTGCAAAGAGCGAGTCGCGAAGTATAGCGCAGGGTTTTCGTTTCCGAATAGATTGCTTCCGCCTTCGCCCGAGGCTATGGCGGACACGTCGCTGCGCTCGCAATGACGCGGATCTTTTCCGGTCGCTCGCGATCCGAGCTCCGCGAGGTCGCGCCAGCTCTTTTCGACTTCGGGCCCCGGAGCGGTCGAGGCTTCCTAGCCGAGCCGCGCAGGCGCGACGCGAAAAGTCTCCCGAGTAACCGCAGGGAGGAGGTTCGCGTCGCGGGAGCCTTTGCGATCCGAGCTCCGAGAGCGTCGCAAAGGCGACGGATGGGGCGAGCGATGGGATTTGAACCCACGACATCCAGATCCACAATCTGGCACTCTAACCAGCTGAGCTACGCCCGCCGCAGCCGACGAGTCTACCCGAGCGCCCCGCCGGGAGCAATTGACGCGCGATAGACTGTTGCGCGCGTGCTCCGCGCAAAAGACCTTCTCGGCATCGGCATTCTCGCCCTCGTCGGCGCGGCCTCGCCGGCGGCGGCCAGGGGCGTTCTCACGGTCGCGGCGGCCGCCAACGCGCGTCCCGCCTTCGAGGAGATCCGCGCCGCGTTCGAGCGCCAATCGGGGATTCGGGTCGTCGTCTCCTACGGCGCGTCCGGCATCCTCGCCCGCCAGGTCGAGCAGGGCGCGCCGTTCGATCTTTTCCTGTCCGCCGATGAGTCGTTCCTTTCGCGCCTGGAGGAGCGGCATCTGGTCGCCCCCGGCCGGGCGGCTTACGCCGAAGGCACGCTCGTCCTGGCGACGGCGCCGGGGCGTCCGAAGTGCACGTCGATTCGCGATCTCCTCAACCCCGCGTTTGCTCGGATCGCCGTCGCCAAGCCCGAGATCGCCCCGTACGGACGGGCGGCGATCGACGCGCTGACCCGTTCCGGCGTGATCGACGGCGTGCGGCCGCGGCTCGTGTTCGCCGAGAACGTTCGGGACGCGCTTCGCTACGTCGAATCGGGCGATGCGGACGCCGGGTTCGCCGCCGAATCGGAGGCGCGCGAGACGCGTCTGGCGCGGTTCGCCGTCGCGCGCGAGCTCTACGCGCCGATCCGGCAGGAAGCGGCCGTCGTCGCGCGCTCCTCTCATCCGAACGAAGCCGCGGCTCTCCTTCGGTTCCTCCGCGGGCCCGAGGCGCGCGCGATCTGGGCGCGGCACGGATACCGGCTCCCGTGACCGTCTGGACGCCGCTCCTGCTGACCTTCCGGATCGCCCTCTGCTCGACGGCGCTCGCCGCCCTGTTTGGCCTGCCTCTCGCGCGCCGGTTCTCGCGGCGAGGCAACGCGTTCGCGGAGTCGACGCTCCTCCTTCCGCTCGTTCTCCCTCCCACGACGCTCGGCTGGTACCTGCTGCTCCTGCTCGGGCGCTCGACGGCGCTCGGGCGCTTCCTCGAGAGCCACGGCGTCCGGCTCGTCTTCGACTGGAAGGGCGCCGTCGTCGCCGCGGCCTGCGTGTCGTTCCCGCTGTTCTTCGTGACCGCTCGGACCGCGCTCGCCGCGGTCGACCCGCGATGGGAGGAGGCGGCCCGGCTCCTCGGCGCATCGGACGCGAAGGTGTTCGCGCGGGTGACGCTGCCGACGGCAGCCCGCGGCCTCGTCTCGGCGGCGGTCCTCGCTTTCGCCCGGTCGGTCGGCGACTTCGGAGCGACGCTGCTGGTCGCCGGCAACATCCCGGGCCGGACGCAGACCCTTTCGATCGCGATCTACGACGCGTTCTCGGCCGGCGACGACCGCCGGGCGGCGGCGCTCGTCGCGATCACGACGGTCCTGGCGTACGCCGCGCTGCTGGCGGCGCACCGGAGCATCCCGCGGCGATGGGAGTGATCTCCGCCTCGGTCCGCCTCCGGCGCGGCGATTTCGCAGCCGACGTGCGGTTCGAGAGCGACGCGCGCGCGCTCGCGATCTTCGGGGCTTCGGGAGCCGGGAAGACGACGTTTCTCGACGGCGTCGCGGGGGTGCGCCGTCCGGAGGAGGGGAGGATCGAGGTCCGCGGATCGACGCTCTTCGACTCCGACGCCCGGATCGACGTTCCTCCGCGCCGGCGACGCGTGGGATACGTCCGGCAGGCGGCGGACCTTTTCCCGGCGATGACCGTCGGCGAGAACATCGCCTTCGCGTCCTCCTGCCGGACCGGGGGCGGGTCCGGCGAAACGGCGGATGCGCTCGCGGTTCTCGGCGTCGCGCCCCTCCGGGAGCGCCGCCCGCGCGAGCTGTCCGGGGGCGAGATGCGGCGGGTCCAGATCGCCCGCGCGCTCGCGTCGTCTCCGGAGATCCTTCTTCTCGACGAGCCTTTCGCGAACCTCGACGCGGCGGCGCGGCGCGAGATCCTGCCGCTTCTCGCCCGGATTCCGCGCCTCTCGGGGGTCCCGACCGTTCTCGTCACGCACGACGTGGAGGAGGTCTTCGCGTTCGCCGACGAGGTCGTGGTCTTCGAGGGGGGGCGCGCCGTCGCGCAGGGGGAGCCCCTCGCCACGTTGTCCCGTCCCGGCTCGTGGGCCGTCGCGCGCATCGCCGGGGTCGAGAACTTCCTGCGCGGACGCGTCCGCGGGGCGGCCGCGGGAGGGGGAACCCTCGTCGAGTGGGAGGGCGCCGTCCTTCGAGCGCCCGAGGTGCAAGGGGCGGAGGGCGCCGAAGTCACCCTCGCGCTTTTCGCCGAGGACGTTCTGATCGCGCGCGGCCCGATCGAAGGTCTGTCGGCGCGGAACGCCCTTCCGATGCGGGTCGACTCGGTCGACGACGCGGGCGACTCGGTGCTCGTGATGCTCTCGAGCGGTCCGCGGCGGCTGCAGTCGCGCGTCACGCGAGACGCCCTTTCGGCCCTGCGAATCGTGCCCGGAGCGGAGGTCGCCGCCGTCTTCAAGTCGGCCTCGCTCCGCGTTCTCGAAGGTCTAAAATGACGCGATGAATCTCAGCGGCGGGGTCGTCTTGATCACGGGGGCCTCTTCGGGAATCGGCGAAGCG harbors:
- the modA gene encoding molybdate ABC transporter substrate-binding protein, with amino-acid sequence MLRAKDLLGIGILALVGAASPAAARGVLTVAAAANARPAFEEIRAAFERQSGIRVVVSYGASGILARQVEQGAPFDLFLSADESFLSRLEERHLVAPGRAAYAEGTLVLATAPGRPKCTSIRDLLNPAFARIAVAKPEIAPYGRAAIDALTRSGVIDGVRPRLVFAENVRDALRYVESGDADAGFAAESEARETRLARFAVARELYAPIRQEAAVVARSSHPNEAAALLRFLRGPEARAIWARHGYRLP
- the modB gene encoding molybdate ABC transporter permease subunit yields the protein MTVWTPLLLTFRIALCSTALAALFGLPLARRFSRRGNAFAESTLLLPLVLPPTTLGWYLLLLLGRSTALGRFLESHGVRLVFDWKGAVVAAACVSFPLFFVTARTALAAVDPRWEEAARLLGASDAKVFARVTLPTAARGLVSAAVLAFARSVGDFGATLLVAGNIPGRTQTLSIAIYDAFSAGDDRRAAALVAITTVLAYAALLAAHRSIPRRWE
- a CDS encoding ATP-binding cassette domain-containing protein → MGVISASVRLRRGDFAADVRFESDARALAIFGASGAGKTTFLDGVAGVRRPEEGRIEVRGSTLFDSDARIDVPPRRRRVGYVRQAADLFPAMTVGENIAFASSCRTGGGSGETADALAVLGVAPLRERRPRELSGGEMRRVQIARALASSPEILLLDEPFANLDAAARREILPLLARIPRLSGVPTVLVTHDVEEVFAFADEVVVFEGGRAVAQGEPLATLSRPGSWAVARIAGVENFLRGRVRGAAAGGGTLVEWEGAVLRAPEVQGAEGAEVTLALFAEDVLIARGPIEGLSARNALPMRVDSVDDAGDSVLVMLSSGPRRLQSRVTRDALSALRIVPGAEVAAVFKSASLRVLEGLK